A genomic region of Nostoc sp. UHCC 0702 contains the following coding sequences:
- a CDS encoding acyl-CoA thioesterase has translation MTFTYKRTVRFQDTDAAQVVYFANILSICHEAYEESLAASGINLKDFFTNPSVAFPIVHSSVDFYRPMFCGDNLAISLIPQKLGVDKFEITYEVSVAYVIVAKAITRHVCIDASSRRKQELPEEIVRWLETNRQDAEVAERRRLRETL, from the coding sequence ATGACTTTTACTTATAAACGCACTGTTCGTTTTCAAGATACTGATGCCGCCCAGGTTGTATATTTTGCAAATATTTTGAGTATTTGTCATGAAGCTTATGAAGAATCTCTAGCAGCATCAGGGATTAATCTCAAAGATTTTTTTACTAATCCATCTGTAGCTTTCCCCATTGTCCATAGTAGTGTAGATTTTTATCGTCCGATGTTTTGTGGGGACAATTTAGCAATTAGTTTAATTCCCCAAAAGCTGGGTGTTGATAAGTTTGAAATTACTTATGAAGTTTCGGTTGCATATGTAATTGTCGCTAAGGCAATTACTCGACATGTTTGTATTGATGCAAGTAGTAGAAGGAAACAGGAATTGCCTGAAGAAATTGTTCGGTGGTTGGAAACGAACCGCCAAGATGCCGAAGTCGCGGAAAGAAGAAGGTTAAGAGAGACTTTGTAG